The genomic interval TGTCTGAGTGAGGCTGAAGCAAATTCTGTGTAAGATGTGGGGTTggccaaataaataaaaataaaaacttacaTCAGCACCCATTTTTCATCAGATATTTTAGTCCACGTGAATCCCATTTcaggaaaaccacaaaaagttcattatcagaaaaaattacttcctgAGGTAGAACAAACTCAGCAATATAATAagattatatatttatttttcccgTTTTACCTAGTGAGGGAATTTGGAGAGAGAAACACTGCTTCACAAGAACTCTGGCATGTAGCCCTTGGGTTCTGGCACAGAAGCAGGATTGCTGCGTGCTGTAGTGAACTGGGACAAACACAGTTCATGAAGATGCTTCAGTGGTTCCTctccagagaaaagcaaattgtTCTTGCCTGGATGTTGCAGGCATCAGAGCATTTCTGTATCACACTGGTCTGTGTGTCCCTCAGCATTCCTGTTCCTGTCTTCACCTGAGGAAAAATGGCACAGCACCAAAGGAGGGGCAGAGAGACATGTAGGAAATTAGTTATGAACAGAAATTAATGAGTTTTGGGCAGTTTGGGTATTACTCTAAACCTGAATTAAGAACTAAGAGATTCTCTCAATTAATTTCCAAAGAAATGTCAACTGCTACCCATCTTTCTCAATTCCTGAAGTACCAGGATTgtgcccttttgttgccttttgACAAAATCTCTGGCAGACATAGCTCAGCTGATGGGATTTATGGTCTTCAAAAATGGAAGGTAAAAATGTATTAGACAATTTTATTGTCAAATAATTAATAGTTCAAGAATTATGTTGGTTACCAAACTGCAGTGCTGAAATGGATTTGTAAAAGTAGAGAACCTGCTAAACTAGAGCCTAAGCAGGTTTTAATCCATTCTTTCTGAATGCTGTCTGTCCGAAGTGAGGAATCTGTGAAAGAGTGATAATCCCTGTTTCTCCTTATCAAATTTACTGGAGCAAGATAAAAATCTGCTTATCTCCACTTTAATGGAGATACACCATGAAATGGACAGAGACAGAACTTGATAAATGGCTTATTTATCACAGGTCAGCCTTTTTCCAACATAAAATCTGTGTTCAGACATATCAGATTCTTTAGCTAAACCTCACTTCCTCCCATGTTTTCCCCAGAAAGGTCTAATCTAGAAGAGCACAGTTGTCACAAGCAAAGTAAAGAGAGGGTGGTTAGTTTTTAAATTGGAGTAATAATTAGGGAAGCAAATCACAGTACACATAATACCTTTAATGAAAGATTTTTATGGTAGACATATGTTCGTATTTTCTTgtttagtgatttttttcattaccTTTTGTATGGATTTAGGGTATTTTTTGGCTGTGGAAAGGCAAGTTATGATAGCATTGGTGTcacattcaaaaagaaaagtgttgAACAAATACTTTTTTGGAAGTAACTTTTGAAACAGCAACCAGAATACAGGGATTGGATGCTGTCATTAAGGATGGCCCTAAAAATGCTTTATAACCAGCTCTTATATCTGTATAAATTTGCTCTCTCTGGCAACACACATTCAGGTTGAGTTCCACAGAATGGAATGGGGAGTTTTGCTGAACTATCCAGCTCCATTGTACCAGATGGTACCGTATGGAGGTAACACTGATCCTATGACTCTGTTGATTTGTAATTAGGTTTCTAGTAATTAATATAGTTTGCAGGCCTTGCATGAACTCTGCAGATTGTCCATTCATGTAAATGATTAACTGAAAGGGGATTAATCCTGGCAGAAGTTCAACCAAAAAAGAATTTTCCAGACTGAAAATCTTCTCTACCAGTCTAGTCTCTTGTAATAGAGACTGCAAGTTAAGTTTGCATTTGTGTAGCTCCATTTTAAAAGGAGTAACTTGATATCTGAGTGTTAAAAGTATCTGCACTGTGTGTATAAATGTACATTTTGTGCAATAGGTCTATAAGTCTTGCTTTTTATGGAATTCAAAATGCATATCCAATATGACTTAGTAGTTGGAAAAATCTACTTGTTGTCACTGCTATTTAATAGGAGGTAATGTAAATTCTGGctttgaaaaaaagaatatgGTTTAGAATTCTACAGTTTGTGTTTAGCTGCTCATGCTGGAATATGCAAAGGTTGGAATTTTTACAGCTGCAATAAATCAGTGACAGGGGCtgtcacacagctctgcacacaacCAGCTCATCCAGCACTAGCCCTTGCAAGActatcacagaatcccagagtgaTTATTGGGTTCAAAGggactttaaagctcatccagttctaaccccctgccatggacagggacaccttcccctctcccaggctgctccaagccctgtccagcctggccttgaacctGGCCTTGTCCTGCCAAGTGTGCAGCCCCTCCAGATCAGGCAGGCATTCCCTGAGGAATGGTCCTTCCAGCCCATTGTGTGTGCACTCTCTTCTGAAGGAATTTATCTGGCCCTAAAGCCAATCCCTGTGGCTCTGGGGATCACCTGGCTATAAGGAAAGTCAACATCAAATTAGTGGGTGACACAGATGTTTGGCACAGCATCAGTGCCAGCTGAGGCATTCCCAGCTGTGTGGGCAAGGCTGAATTCCCCTGCATCAGTTATGAGGTGTCAGAGTCAGAGGGTGGATggaagggacagagcaggagagagaggaTGGAGAGAGCTGTGGAGAGCATGGTTTGATGCATGTGGCTGGGAAAGATGAGGGCAGCAAACCTGGTGCTGGACCAGGCCACTCTTCCCTTACCTTcccttggcagcagctcctggcccatGTGTCCAAGAGTGTGATACCTGGCACTGCCAAAGTCAGCCATGGGTCAATGAACACTTTTCCAGCCCCACCAATTTCCTTGCTCCATGCAATTTCCCCCAACAAATCAGGCCAGGCAAGAGAATCCTGCAGAGAGGcaaagctggggaagggaacTGCCATGGAAGCAAACAAGGCTCACAGTGTTGttatgtgctgctgcagcactcagACTATCAATAATCTCTAACAGATAAATATCCCACGTCATTACATTCTATATAAATATTGGGCTGAGTGCCTCCCTGATGTAACTGTGATTGTATGACAGCAAGAATGGGTTTAGTTCAGTGTGTTTAGACTCTCCATTATTTTAACCAGATGCTTggggctttgttttcctttagtGGATAATAAGGGCCATCCAAAACAGAGTTGCTGATTTGCTTGGGTTTCATTGAAAGAGACACTACTAAAGGGAGAGGAAATCCCCAAAATGATACTCAGTGATTAAGCACATAGAATATAGGATTTCAGTGTTTGCAAAtcctttttttcaaatgaaCTTGTGGCACTAATCCTCTAATGGCATTATTTCTTTGGAATATATGCCGGATTAAGGAGTCACAATGAGGCAAAGTACAAAAATCCACATTAATCTCTCCCCGATGGATGCTGTGTGGGATGCAACTTAAACTATTTTGTTCCAAAATTGGTTCTGTTCCTAACCTTGCCCCAGGTCTAGACAGAGGGAAGAGTAGATATAAACAAGTGTGACACTGAGCGCTTGGCAGATGGTCACAGGCCTTTTAACTGGATAGAAAGGGGAAGGCGtctattatttttaaactccAAAAGCTaagcctgccctgtgctgtccGTGAcatgctgcaggaagcagaCACAGGGCTCTGAGAGGAGCAGGACACCTGCTCAGAAgtgtggcagggaggagaggggcagagcagcaaaTGGGGCATGGCTGGGCCTGGCTGTTGTGATGTTCACAtgttcacagcacagcctgggctcatTGCAAAGTGCTGCTCATGTTTGCAGTCTAGTGCAGCCACCTCGCTCTCCTCAGCCTGCTTTTTGGGGGGATAATCCTGTTAGCACCTCTTCTGTCATAGCTGATGTAAAAAAAGATAAGGATTTGCTTTTTAGGAAGAGGAATCACTGTGTTTCCCTTCTGACTGAATTACAGGGATGCTGTCAGAGTGCCCTGGAGTATTGTCACTGTCACTCAACAGCCTCAATGGTGAAAGAACCTCTGAATTGGCAGCACATCACCTGAAATACTGATGTCAGAGCATGTGAGCTAGCCCGGCCTAACCACTGTAATCAGTGCTTAACATGCTTAAAGGTTTCCCCAGTTTCACAGGACAGAGATTATCAAATATTCCCATTCCTTGTTCTCATTGAACTGCAGGGGGCATTGAGAAGTCTTGGGCCAGGAGAACCCAGGACATGCTCACAAACACAGGTTGCTTGGTCTCTGCTTCATTCCCAGTCACTCTGCTGTTAAGCACAAGCAAAGAACtgtcaaattaatttcttcaccAACAGAAATACTGGGATTTTCCATTGTCTGTATAGCTGAGATGCCTGGACACCTGAATTAGCACAAATTCCTGATGTGGATACAGCTCTGTAGTGAGATGCTGATTCCAGAAACAGAGACAGGACAGCCACTCCTGGTGTCAGAAAACCCTAAAGTCAACTTGGACATCCTTTCTGTTTGGGAATAGAAATGTGCCCTCCTTTTCTACAGAGAAAGATGGTTGATCACAATGGTTTTGTGCATTTCTAGCTGCTGTAAATGTTTCCCAGCACGGTACCTCCCATGGGCAAGAGGATTTTCCTGATATTCACTTTTTCTTCTCATCTTACCCTGTTGACTTCTTGCAGCACCCTGTGCCTCATTCCACTCTGCCTGAATCCTTTGTCTAGTTTCATTCTGAGTCAAGCTTTTCCTCAGGCTGGTGTCTGCTCAGCTGCTTGCAAAGGAATTGTTGGTTTTGTTTACCAGCTTTATCATTCCCCACCAAAATCACTCCAGTTTGCATCTGTCTTTAGTGTATACAGACAGTGGATGGTCCCTTGTGTTTAAGGAAGTAGAAATTATATTGCACCAGGTGAGCAGGAAATGATAAGGGAAACGGAGAGTTTGCCACAGGAGGGGAGAAGGGTTTGGCTGGTTTAGCCTGCAAAAGACAAGACCTCATAGACTGAAAAATATTATCAAAGCTAAAGAGATTCAGCATAAATGGCCATGAGTAGGGTAAAGACAGAAATTGTGATGTTCACCATTGAGGAAATCGGACTTtaggacagacagacaaaaaaaaaaaaggtgcagtGGAGTTTGAAGTATGCATAAGGTGTGTCTAATGATTGCATTGTAATGTTGTACCATGGTGTTGTCCAGAAGATGATTGTGACTTCTCTTGTGTCTCCTAAAGTGATCGAGAGTGTCAGTCCTCCCTTTTCTGACTGAGCTGTGCCTCCAGCACTATTGCTGAGCAGTATGGACAAAAGGGGTGGGAAAACAAAGAGCTTTTCTCCAGGTACTCCTGTAATCTGATCTCTGCGGTGACTCAGCCTCTCCCAACAACAGCTGTCTCGGGGCATGCAGTGGTTTGTGAGCAGTAGCGAAGATTTTGCTGCCACTTCCTGATTTCTGCCTTCAGAGCCATCGAAGCTGGGACATGATCGGAGCATTTAAATGGACTTCTCAGCCCCAGGACCGGCAGACTTTGGGACACAGTACAGAGGAATAGAGGCATCAGGAAAGAGCCCACAAACCACTTGTGCAGAGCTGTCAAACGGATGAAGACAGAAACTTGTGAGAGAAAACTGCATGGAAAGTTCCTATTAAGGAAAGGAGTGAGGTTTTGTTTGCGTTCCATGGCTCACCTATCACACAAAGCCTGAAAGCACTGTAAAAACTGAAAAGTGTGAAAGGGAACCTCAGGTGCACCCATGGAAAAGACAGGTATgttctttgtttaaaataatgCCTCTCTACAGCAGGAAATCACagccagggaaagcagcactgcTCTAGAGCTCAGTAACTGTGCATGTACATCAAGGTACATTTGTTTGTAccatttttgtatttctaaGGAATACAACTGTGATAACGCATTAATGCCAGATTTTAAACATTGGCTCAGCTTTTTGTGATTGTAAATGCTCTGCTCTTGAGCACTTGTATCATGACTATCATACATGGTTGGATGGAGGCAACGGTGGCAAATTCTCAGTGTATCTGCCATTATGAAAACAGGTAAGCAAGAGTAAACATTACTaaattctaattctaattcaCACTTATTCTGTCTGCTGATGTCCTAAAAGATGACCAGAACTGCCAGGATAAACATGAAGAGGACAACGCAAAGAGTTCCCCATTTGACTTTGTTATAAAACAATTCCAAGGAAAGAAGTGTGCtcctgaaaaaaggaaagagcagcCTTCAGCCATCAAACAATTCTTCAAAGGCTTTGACTTTGGGAAATCTGAAGGCAAGGACAGAAGGGAAAttgaagaaatagaaataagcAATGATGAAGCTGATGATCAGAGTGAAAAGCAAGATCTCTCTGTAGAAGGTAATGCTGGTACAATAATGAAACACGTGtatgtgtaaatattttaatttcatagaAATCCTGTATTTGCTGCCTACAGTTTATCCTCTAGCCAGGATTTACTTCTGATTGGAACATTATCAAGGATGTACCCTCTGATTTGATAGGTGCTAAGCAAGGAGTTAGATCCACATTGCTGAGGAAGAGTAAAGTTTTTGGGTGACCTCTCTTGATCTGCAATGTGAGAGTAAGTGCTAAAGTCAGCTCTGAGCAGTAGCTTGGCCTGTTGTGTTTAAGATGGGTCTCTGTCCTGCTAAAGCAGTCTGAagacagcaggagcagatgtTTCCTATcacttggcactgggcagggaaagggaatgggaatcCCTCACTGATGTTATTTTGCACACACAAGGATTCTCTTTACATACACTCCAGAGAAAATTGAACTATTTTTCAAAAGAAGATGGAAGGTGAAGCTTAGAACCCCATCCTTTGTCCTAAGGGGTCTGGGTCAGTTTGGGGAATGATAAGAGGGCAGCTACTGAGAGTGGATTGctattttctgggtttttttgtttgtttttttttctttgcaaagctCAGAAAAGCAGGAACTACCTTACACAGATGTTGTATGAAAATGCGGGAGGACTTTTGTATTAATTTGATCTATAGTCATCCTATCAGTCAGGTTGTTGGTCCACATAGATGAAAAATAGAGCCTGCTTCATTGTCAGATTTAATTCATTTCCTAAAGTCTTCTCCTGGCAGCCTCAGGCAGGTTTTACACCTTGTGTTTATCAGCAGAGGTAACCAGGGCCCTATTTCTTTGTTGCTCAGATGGACTTTCACATCTCACTTCTGAAGCAGAGTCACCATCTGGTGAGCAGAGATTTAACCAGTTCATGGAGAAACTGGGAAAGGAACCCAGCAGCAAGAATCTGGATCTAAATAATTGTGCACTGAGTGCAGAAGATATAACAGAGTTGGGTAAATGCACATTTTGTTCAACTAATCACTTCatgtatttctttaatttttatttgcctgTTCTATTATTGCCTGTCCTCTTTtgccttccctttcttttaTACAGGCCATTTTAACATTTCATCTAATGGTCCCAGGTCTCTgagaaatattaattaataaatgatGTCaattatgtaatatatataaatatagaaatcaCCCAGGTCTGTGAAGCAGATTATTGTCCTTACACTCGAGCTACAGATAAGAAAAGTGAGGTACAAATTGTCATTGGCTTTATAATTCTGTATTGGTTGTAGAAAACATCTCAATACTAAGACATAGTGTGTGCAGAAACATGaagacagaaaagctttttcttttctttccttacagCTTCTTTACTGCCATTTCTCCCAGAGCTGGAAGAGCTCAGCCTGTCCTGGAATGGTTGTGTTGGAGGCTCTTTGAAAGCTCTCACTGTCCATCTTCACCACGTGAGCCTGTTAAAAGTCCTCCGACTTAACAACTGCCGGCTGACAGCTGAGGATGTCATCTCCTTAGGTACAGGATTGCATTTGCATTTACTTCCAGACAGCTTGGGGCTGATGTAATCCATCTCATCTCTTCCTACATCCTactcctgctgcttccacaCTGGGCAAAGTAAACTCCTGCTGTGAAACAGTAGAAACTTGGGCTTATGGGTGACCTTACACCTTTAGGTAGCTCTGCAGAGTTCATTCCTCAGGGAGTGAAGCTTTCATACTCAGAAGGGAAGAGAATCCAGTCCTATTTgcaagaaagaatatttttaatttggattgcttttttttttgcctagaaGCAGAGTAAATCACAATAGGGTCAGCTTAGGCcttggagctgcaggacaggtgaGTGCTCATCATGAAAACCCCAATGGTCTTTTGGGAGAAGGCTTGAAACCAGACGTGCTGCCTCAGAGCTTTATGATTTGGTGTTTTTTCAACTCTGGGagaaatttatttctctgcttaCTTCTGTGATTGGAGTGCCTGCACCCTGCTTTCTGCAAAGTGAGAGAGGGAAAGGTTTTTCAGGTGGTGTTGCACACTCAGGTTCTGGCATGGAGTCACCTCTGGGCCTGGAGTTTACTCTGGAGTGGATCTGTGGTTTGTATTTAAAAGAAGGGCAAACACAATCAATTAGAAATTATAAAAGTCATTGCTTATTTTGAAAGTTCTAAAATGGGTCTGAGTTATAGAGCTGGGCTTTGTTTATGTCATTCATATCCAAGCCTTTTCCAGGAAAGgttcagaaataaaatgacaTATATGGTGGTAGATCAAAAGTGAGTCATGCAATCTCTTGGGGAGGAAATAAGCATCTCTACAAAAGCTGGTGAAAATAACTGCTCTGTTTCTGATGAGTGTGAAatctgtatttaattttctattattttttcaaatttatttcatttttttccaaacccTTCTCATagatttggtttttgttgttggtgtTCTTTTACTCCTTCTGAATTTTATTGGTTACTTTTGCAATTGATTCTTTCTGCCAGGTTCTTCAATGGCTGTTTCCTTCCCAGTTCAGTTTAGCTTCTGCTGGGACAGACAAAATTGATCACAGAACTTGAATTTCCAGACAAAATGTGATGCCCTTGACACGTGGGATAGCAACAGTCAGTTTGCATCGATTTTGCCTGTGATTTTGAAAACAACTTGTGTATTTAGGCCAATCCTGGCTGTGTGACCTTGTCCACATCTCTCTGCAGAAATGTGGCCTCTTGTGGACTCAGCACATCCTGCTTAGAAATCAATGTCTGAAATATAACCATAATATCAACCTATTCTATGTAGTTGCTCAGAGCTTGACTGTGAAAGGTGATTGGAAACCATTCCTGGAGTTATATTCCTTTATTTATCTTCTGGGAGGAAAATGTGCTTGGAAATCTATAGTCCTCATGTCAAACAGAAACAGGCTATGCTGCACTTCTCAACTGTAGCGCATTGCTCAGTATTCAACACCGAggcaataatttaaaataagtgcaaaaataagaattaaaacgTGGCCTTTGCTCTCAAACCTGGATATTCACTTATggaagtaattatttttctattataaatcttttgtgaaaaattaattatgaaaaCCACACAGACATGAAAGGATGTTACTATTAAAATACAATTCTCAATTATTAGACTTTAGATCAAAAAAATGTGTATGACACTTTGAAATTGCGTTTGCATATGGTCTGATTAATTGATCTTTCTTGGGAATGAGTTTATGCAAATAtgctctgcctctctcctctACAAAGGAAATTAGGAAGCTGGATTTTATAGTGGGATGTTAGTATTTCACATAAGCACTAACACAGTTCACATTGACAGGTGTGTCAAGCcttgaaaatgctgatttttctgaGTGTAGTAAAAGTCAGTTCTGTCTGCCTTGAAATCATGGGAAAGTTAGTCTGAGTCAAAACAGTGCTCATCTTGGTTTCTTATGAAGTGATTCAGAGATTCCTGTCAGAAATGAAACTTTCATGTTTCAGAAACAGTTGTGAGAGGAATTCTTTCATTCCCTCCAAAATGACCTGTAGATGCAGTACAGAGGATGCTGgaaattttccaaataaaacagaGCAGAACTCTACAGGACAGTAAATTCAGACTTGTCACTTGTATTGATTTCCCTCTAGACTGGACTTTctggtcccagcacaggcctAACATCCTGATGGGAGCTTGGGAACCTGAATAAATTTCAGGTTTGTGTGCACTGTGACAATGACTTGTGATCTATGTTGCTCCTTCGACAATGTGAGATTTTATACAACATTGCTGCATAAGcaataattcatttatttaacaATTTTCCTGGCAAGACATTCATCATAAAGTAATTTGAGTATTAAGTAGCTAACCTTCCTCTTTAATATATTCCAAACCTGTATTTTGTTTGCACTGAAATTGATACATGGAATGACTCATTCTAGAATTCTGTTGCAGGAGAGGCATTTGAAATTGTTTCTCAGCTTGAAGAACTGGATTTATCATGGAACAGTAACATTGGTGGTAAACTATCACTGCTGACAAAAAAGCTTCAGGAAGGATGCAaattaaaatgtctgaaaatgaCAGACTGTAACCTGACAGCAAAGGATGGAGAATCCCTTGGTATGTGTGTccatggagctgggctgaggcTAGCTTCACAAAAATGAACTTATTTGACTTAGACAATGGCTGTATTGAGCTCAATATCAGTGAAAAGTTAATTGATTTCAAGCTCTGCATTATAACAGTATTTATGGTGTGGGGATTTAGTGCACTTGCTTCCAAAGAAGAAAGTTCTCTCTAATCATATGAGGGAGGGTTGAGAAGACCTAAACCACAGCCTCAGTGGTCTGGGGTTTCTGGATCTTTTGAGACCTTCAGCAAAAAATGTGTGCCAGAATTTCCAACACTAATTGCTCAAAATTAAGCAGCTGAATATGTAATTAGCCATGGGATTGGAAAGAAGGTCTGAGGATTGGGAATTTAGGCTGAGTTGGCAACCACTGACCATCCTTCCCTTCTGTCCTCTCACCATAGCAGCTTAATCCTGTGTGGTCTTTTTATCTCATTGTGTGTTTTAAAAGGTGTTTACTCAGTAAAGAGAAGCCCCATGGCTGTAATCTcctctgcaggaggagccccACATGTAACAGACAttcctttgtattttcattagaaaattttatttctgtttgtatttctgctttttattcctCTGTATTTTTCTAACAGTCCTtgtattttttccacttttattttaagaaatgttttttacAGATTTTCATGATTCCTACCAAGTCTTTATTTACTTTGTTGTTTAGGTAGAACAGGAACTTAGCAAGTCTAAACCACAGACAGGCAAACCCTGGCCATGTCTTCCTGTTTATCATggtgctgtattttttttaggGTTCATCTGTATGTATTCTAGACAATTACcaattctggttttcttttctcttttatttttccccagctgAATTTCTAAATGTGATCCCAGACCTCGAAGTATTAGATATCTCTATCAACAAAAACATTGGCTGCAGCATGAAGGTTATTGCTCAGGATCTGAAAAATGTGCCAGGCTTGAAAGAGTTAAACTTGCACATGTGTGGATTAAAGCAAGACAGCCTCCAGGGCTTAGGTTAGACTTTATGTTCAGAAAACTTTCATTCTGAATATATTGTACATCTGAAAACCATTTAAGAAAGGCAATGAGGTGGGATTTTGCTGATGGTTTGGCAGTATTAATGGGCAATCATGATTTGCTGTTTGAGGATTGGTAAAAGACTCCAAGGCCTTTCAGCGGGAGCTGAATTTATCTCCCCTCAGCTCAAGCTTGTGAAAGTCAGTGGGGAGAGTCACCCTCCACACCATTTATCTGAGACACATCTCAGGCTGTGGCTCCCTGGATGTGCTTCCTCTTTCCCCAGACAGGACATAGACAAGGACACACACAGGCCAGCTAACTTCTAACAAGGTAATGCTGCTTTCCAAAGGAAATCCAAATTCACCATTACCACTTAAAGTGTTCAGTGAAGCTGCATGAAATGGTCTTGCTATCTCTCTCCCTAGTGGATGTGGCAAAACACCTGGCATTAATGAGCACATCCAGCAGTAATTTCTGCAAAAGGCTGAGGATT from Zonotrichia leucophrys gambelii isolate GWCS_2022_RI chromosome 9, RI_Zleu_2.0, whole genome shotgun sequence carries:
- the LRRC31 gene encoding LOW QUALITY PROTEIN: leucine-rich repeat-containing protein 31 (The sequence of the model RefSeq protein was modified relative to this genomic sequence to represent the inferred CDS: substituted 1 base at 1 genomic stop codon) produces the protein MEKTDDQNCQDKHEEDNAKSSPFDFVIKQFQGKKCAPEKRKEQPSAIKQFFKGFDFGKSEGKDRREIEEIEISNDEADDQSEKQDLSVEDGLSHLTSEAESPSGEQRFNQFMEKLGKEPSSKNLDLNNCALSAEDITELASLLPFLPELEELSLSWNGCVGGSLKALTVHLHHVSLLKVLRLNNCRLTAEDVISLGEAFEIVSQLEELDLSWNSNIGGKLSLLTKKLQEGCKLKCLKMTDCNLTAKDGESLAEFLNVIPDLEVLDISINKNIGCSMKVIAQDLKNVPGLKELNLHMCGLKQDSLQGLDTALQHLAELRKLDISCNREIGGGFKASTAHLASLKNLEVLDLHQCCVTEEDMTVLSQVIPLLSNLQELNLSSNKNVGLSSDPLLGRLRFLPKLRSVTISNCGLGEESLSSLAEVADLNLFSXGCPSLEILDLSWNKCVGGNLKLLLGALKLATEIQVLRLSSCNLVAEDLALLTSLRQDGHLARLQKLDLSYNNTISDEGWAVFCQGLGAFKELSELDVSLSPSSCRDCGPWFGELLAALTQLPALAELAMQRWALSESQRKKMEGFNQDNKRNIRFDC